The proteins below are encoded in one region of Amycolatopsis acidiphila:
- a CDS encoding tetratricopeptide repeat protein, translating into MDFEEKAMAVFRRGDDAEVTRLADQELGSARADGDPQGEVDALCMLSRVAIRQGDLDEGRALAEQARTIARQAGNPALAQMPLHILAGAARLADDFERARSLAAEAIAAHQALGDIRMLAIEEHNLGHLELNDGQVGRARGLFTSAREHVAKARDTTLLPELALGVAAVAAVDREFARAARLLGAIDSTLSASRRVFDPDDFLEEQTLRAKLEAALGEPAFAEAYRKGVGEDVQQALA; encoded by the coding sequence GTGGACTTCGAGGAGAAGGCGATGGCTGTGTTCCGCCGCGGGGACGACGCCGAGGTGACCCGGCTCGCCGACCAAGAGCTCGGCAGCGCCAGGGCCGACGGTGATCCCCAGGGGGAGGTCGACGCCCTGTGCATGCTGTCGCGCGTCGCCATCCGTCAGGGTGACCTCGACGAAGGCCGGGCGCTGGCCGAGCAGGCGCGGACGATCGCGCGGCAGGCCGGAAACCCCGCGCTCGCGCAGATGCCGTTGCACATCCTCGCCGGCGCCGCTCGCCTGGCGGACGACTTCGAGCGGGCGAGGTCGTTGGCCGCCGAGGCGATCGCTGCGCACCAGGCTCTCGGTGACATCCGCATGCTCGCGATCGAGGAGCACAACCTCGGTCATCTCGAACTGAACGACGGACAGGTCGGCCGGGCACGCGGACTCTTCACGAGCGCGCGCGAGCACGTGGCGAAGGCCCGCGACACGACACTCCTGCCCGAACTCGCGCTCGGGGTCGCCGCCGTAGCCGCGGTGGACCGCGAATTCGCCCGCGCCGCACGGCTTCTGGGCGCGATCGACAGCACGCTCAGCGCCTCGCGACGGGTCTTCGACCCCGACGACTTCCTCGAGGAGCAGACCCTCCGCGCGAAGCTCGAAGCCGCACTGGGCGAGCCTGCCTTCGCCGAGGCCTACCGCAAGGGCGTCGGCGAGGACGTCCAGCAGGCGCTGGCCTGA
- a CDS encoding thioredoxin domain-containing protein, protein MVNRLAAATSPYLLQHAENPVDWWQWGPEALAEARRRDVPILLSVGYAACHWCHVMAHESFEDADTARLMNENFVNIKVDREERPDIDAVYMTATQAMTGQGGWPMTCFLTPDGEPFHCGTYYPPQPHPGMPSFQRLLVAVAQAWQERREELRAGAGQIVAELARQTGPLPAAAVDENVLAGAVTTLGAEADRERGGFGGAPKFPPSMTLEFLLRHHERTGSAEALSLVDECAEAMSRGGMYDQLAGGFARYSVDADWVVPHFEKMLYDNALLLRVYAHLARLTGSARALTVARATGEFLLGLLGTDEGGFAASLDADTLGEEGLTYVWTPGELSEVLGEDAGWAAELFGVTESGTFEHGKSVLQLRRDPDDPARFERVRAALLDARDRRPQPGRDDKVIAAWNGLAITALCEAGMALNEPRWVEAADRAASAILDIHVIDGRLRRSSRHGKVGDAAGVLEDYACLADGLLALHQATGDSRWLDEATTLLDTALERFAISDAPGAFHDTADDAEALVQRPSDPADNASPSGASALAGALVTASVLVGPERAGAYRDAAELALSRVAQLATKVPRFAGNWLSVAEALAAGPVQVAVVGLDPEAWSELRTTAAQLVHGGGVVLAGQPESAPLLADRPLIEGAAAAYVCRGYVCDRPVTSSDALEAVLAR, encoded by the coding sequence ATGGTCAACCGACTCGCCGCCGCCACGAGCCCGTACCTGCTGCAGCACGCCGAGAACCCGGTGGACTGGTGGCAGTGGGGGCCCGAAGCGCTCGCCGAGGCGCGCCGCCGCGACGTGCCGATCCTGTTGTCCGTCGGCTACGCGGCCTGTCACTGGTGCCACGTCATGGCCCACGAATCGTTCGAGGACGCCGACACCGCGCGGCTGATGAACGAGAACTTCGTCAACATCAAGGTGGACCGCGAGGAACGCCCCGACATCGACGCCGTCTACATGACCGCCACCCAGGCGATGACCGGGCAGGGCGGCTGGCCGATGACCTGCTTCCTGACCCCCGACGGCGAACCCTTCCACTGCGGGACGTACTACCCGCCCCAGCCGCATCCCGGGATGCCCTCGTTCCAACGCCTGCTCGTCGCCGTCGCGCAGGCGTGGCAGGAGCGCCGCGAGGAGCTGCGCGCGGGTGCCGGGCAGATCGTCGCGGAACTCGCGCGTCAGACCGGGCCGTTGCCGGCTGCCGCGGTCGACGAGAACGTCCTCGCCGGAGCGGTGACGACGCTCGGCGCGGAGGCCGACCGCGAGCGCGGCGGGTTCGGCGGGGCGCCGAAGTTCCCGCCGTCGATGACACTGGAGTTCCTGCTGCGTCACCACGAACGCACGGGTTCCGCCGAAGCTCTGTCCTTAGTGGACGAATGCGCCGAGGCGATGTCCCGTGGTGGCATGTACGACCAGCTCGCCGGTGGCTTCGCACGGTACTCGGTGGACGCGGACTGGGTCGTCCCGCACTTCGAGAAGATGTTGTACGACAACGCTTTGCTGCTCCGCGTCTACGCGCACCTCGCACGGCTGACGGGTTCGGCGCGGGCACTGACGGTCGCTCGTGCGACGGGTGAGTTCCTGCTCGGCCTGCTCGGCACGGACGAGGGCGGGTTCGCCGCCTCGCTCGACGCCGACACCCTCGGCGAGGAGGGGCTGACCTACGTCTGGACTCCCGGCGAGCTGAGCGAGGTCCTCGGCGAGGACGCCGGCTGGGCGGCCGAGCTGTTCGGGGTCACCGAGTCCGGCACGTTCGAGCACGGCAAGTCGGTGTTGCAGCTACGGCGCGACCCAGACGACCCGGCGCGGTTCGAGCGCGTGCGTGCCGCGCTGCTCGACGCTCGCGACCGGCGGCCGCAGCCGGGCCGCGACGACAAGGTGATCGCCGCCTGGAACGGGCTGGCGATCACCGCGTTGTGCGAGGCCGGAATGGCGCTGAACGAGCCGCGGTGGGTCGAGGCCGCGGACCGGGCGGCGAGCGCGATCCTCGACATCCACGTGATCGACGGTCGGCTGCGGCGCAGCTCCCGGCACGGCAAGGTCGGCGACGCGGCCGGGGTCCTGGAGGACTACGCCTGCTTGGCGGACGGCCTGCTCGCGTTGCACCAGGCGACCGGCGATTCCCGTTGGCTCGACGAAGCGACCACACTCCTCGACACCGCACTCGAACGCTTCGCCATCAGTGACGCTCCGGGCGCGTTCCACGACACCGCGGACGACGCGGAAGCATTGGTGCAGCGGCCTTCCGACCCGGCCGACAACGCGAGCCCGTCCGGTGCCTCCGCACTCGCGGGTGCCTTGGTGACGGCGTCCGTGCTGGTCGGCCCGGAGCGGGCCGGCGCCTACCGGGACGCGGCCGAGCTGGCGTTGAGCCGGGTCGCTCAGCTGGCCACGAAGGTGCCGCGGTTCGCGGGGAACTGGCTCTCGGTCGCCGAGGCGCTGGCCGCCGGGCCCGTGCAGGTCGCCGTCGTCGGTCTCGATCCGGAGGCGTGGTCGGAACTGCGGACGACCGCTGCGCAGCTCGTGCACGGTGGTGGGGTGGTGCTGGCCGGTCAGCCCGAAAGCGCACCACTGCTCGCCGACCGCCCCCTCATCGAAGGCGCCGCCGCCGCGTACGTCTGCCGCGGCTACGTCTGCGACCGGCCGGTGACCTCCTCCGACGCACTCGAAGCCGTACTCGCCCGCTGA